A stretch of Macadamia integrifolia cultivar HAES 741 chromosome 7, SCU_Mint_v3, whole genome shotgun sequence DNA encodes these proteins:
- the LOC122084765 gene encoding pentatricopeptide repeat-containing protein At2g22410, mitochondrial-like, with translation MDVFIRNMMIRFYLVCKKLQDAQLVFDETCELDVMSWDSLYVFEKMPERNEVSRNSLIGGLVRFGCLDDAQWLFTHMPKRNLVSWGVTISGYAQHRQPMEALVLLGEMELLNQKPNAAVLVSVLSDSSQLGVLDHWVWIHSYIKRNHTNFDSIITAALNDVYEKCGNINLAMQVFHSSREKYVSAYTSAISGLALNVQSEEAPLVFVSLHWKVSVLIKPDLDHYACMVDPLGRAGLLEEAERFIDCMPINPDHVIWGALLGACRIHRNIEMGQRVGSFLIESDRDHGGRYILLSNIYAESGKGDDAEEVMRTMRRRRIKQVPGSSLIKVDGVV, from the exons ATGGACGTGTTCATCCGCAATATGATGATCCGGTTCTATTTGGTTTGTAAGAAACTGCAAGACGCACAACTGGTATTTGATGAAACGTGTGAATTGGACGTCATGTCATGGGACTCTCTTtatgtttttgaaaaaatgcCAGAAAGAAATGAGGTTTCACGGAATAGTCTGATCGGCGGGCTGGTGAGGTTTGGTTGTCTTGATGATGCGCAATGGCTCTTTACCCACATGCCCAAGAGGAATCTGGTCTCATGGGGTGTTACGATCTCCGGATATGCTCAACATAGGCAGCCAATGGAAGCTTTAGTTTTGCTCGGGGAGATGGAACTATTAAATCAGAAACCGAATGCTGCAGTTCTGGTGAGCGTTCTTTCTGACTCTTCTCAATTAGGAGTTCTGGATCATTGGGTTTGGATTCATTCTTACATTAAAAGGAACCATACAAATTTTGATTCGATAATTACTGCAGCTCTCAATGACGTGTACGAAAAATGCGGTAACATCAATCTAGCAATGCAAGTCTTTCATTCATCAAGAGAGAAGTATGTTTCTGCTTATACATCAGCCATTTCTGGGTTGGCACTCAATGTCCAAAGTGAGGAAGCACCTTTGGTCTTTGTGAGCTTGCACTGGAAAGTATCTGTTTT GATCAAGCCAGATTTGGATCACTATGCCTGCATGGTAGATCCTCTTGGCCGTGCAGGTTTGTTGGAGGAAGCAGAAAGGTTCATAGATTGTATGCCAATAAATCCAGACCATGTAATATGGGGGGCCCTCCTTGGTGCATGCAGGATCCATAGGAATATAGAAATGGGTCAAAGGGTCGGGAGTTTTCTGATAGAATCTGATCGAGACCATGGTGGACGTTACATTCTTCTTTCAAACATTTATGCAGAGTCTGGTAAAGGAGATGATGCTGAGGAAGTTATGAGAACTAtgcgaagaagaagaattaaacaGGTCCCCGGGAGTAGTTTGATCAAGGTAGATGGTGTTGTTTAA